A section of the Delphinus delphis chromosome 1, mDelDel1.2, whole genome shotgun sequence genome encodes:
- the FCER1A gene encoding high affinity immunoglobulin epsilon receptor subunit alpha isoform X2 encodes MPTAMGTPALLWIALLLFSPDGISADWLLLQASAEIVSEGEPLFLRCHGWRNLNVSKVTYFKNDKALKYWYENHNISITNVTAGDSGTYYCMGIIQQILHTSNHLSIKIKKASRSKYFWLQYLIPLLVKILFVVDTALFISTQQQFTFLLKIKRTRKGNKFMDPQPRPEPPKN; translated from the exons ATGCCTACTGCCATGGGAACCCCTGCCCTGCTGTGGATAGCTCTGCTGCTCTTCT CTCCAGATGGCATATCAGCAG ACTGGCTGCTCCTTCAGGCCTCTGCTGAGATAGTGTCGGAGGGCGAGCCCCTCTTCCTCAGGTGCCACGGCTGGAGGAATCTGAATGTAAGTAAGGTGACTTACTTCAAGAATGACAAAGCCCTTAAGTACTGGTATGAGAACCACAACATCTCCATTACCAACGTCACAGCAGGGGACAGTGGCACCTATTACTGCATGGGCATAATTCAGCAGATACTCCATACTTCTAATCACCtcagcattaaaataaaaaaag CTTCCCGAAGCAAATATTTCTGGCTACAGTATCTTATCCCATTGTTGGTGAAGATTCTGTTTGTTGTGGACACAGCGTTGTTTATCTCGACCCAGCAGCAGTTCACATTTCTCTTGAAGATTAAGAGAACCAGGAAAGGCAACAAATTTATGGACCCACAGCCCAGACCAGAACCCCCAAAGAACTGA
- the FCER1A gene encoding high affinity immunoglobulin epsilon receptor subunit alpha isoform X1 — MPTAMGTPALLWIALLLFSPDGISAAIWRSKVSLNPPWNRIFRGENVTLTCRGNNSHEDDSTLWTHNNSLEAKTSRWDIINASIQDSGDYTCRSKGFFTSEPVYLDVISDWLLLQASAEIVSEGEPLFLRCHGWRNLNVSKVTYFKNDKALKYWYENHNISITNVTAGDSGTYYCMGIIQQILHTSNHLSIKIKKASRSKYFWLQYLIPLLVKILFVVDTALFISTQQQFTFLLKIKRTRKGNKFMDPQPRPEPPKN; from the exons ATGCCTACTGCCATGGGAACCCCTGCCCTGCTGTGGATAGCTCTGCTGCTCTTCT CTCCAGATGGCATATCAGCAG CCATCTGGAGATCTAAGGTATCCTTGAATCCCCCATGGAACAGAATATTTAGAGGAGAGAATGTGACTCTTACATGTAGAGGGAACAATTCTCATGAAGATGACTCCACTTTGTGGACCCACAACAACTCTTTGGAAGCAAAAACTTCACGTTGGGACATCATAAATGCAAGCATCCAGGACAGTGGGGACTATACATGCCGAAGCAAAGGATTTTTCACGAGTGAACCTGTGTACCTAGATGTCATCAGTG ACTGGCTGCTCCTTCAGGCCTCTGCTGAGATAGTGTCGGAGGGCGAGCCCCTCTTCCTCAGGTGCCACGGCTGGAGGAATCTGAATGTAAGTAAGGTGACTTACTTCAAGAATGACAAAGCCCTTAAGTACTGGTATGAGAACCACAACATCTCCATTACCAACGTCACAGCAGGGGACAGTGGCACCTATTACTGCATGGGCATAATTCAGCAGATACTCCATACTTCTAATCACCtcagcattaaaataaaaaaag CTTCCCGAAGCAAATATTTCTGGCTACAGTATCTTATCCCATTGTTGGTGAAGATTCTGTTTGTTGTGGACACAGCGTTGTTTATCTCGACCCAGCAGCAGTTCACATTTCTCTTGAAGATTAAGAGAACCAGGAAAGGCAACAAATTTATGGACCCACAGCCCAGACCAGAACCCCCAAAGAACTGA
- the LOC138414079 gene encoding LOW QUALITY PROTEIN: olfactory receptor 10J3-like (The sequence of the model RefSeq protein was modified relative to this genomic sequence to represent the inferred CDS: inserted 1 base in 1 codon), translating into MLSSLLSPHHPISIQGCATQLFFCLTFSINNCFLLTARGYDCYVAICNPLQYSVIMGKEVCIQXASGSLGIGLGMAIVRVTSVFGLPFCDAFVISHFFCDMRPLLKLACTYTTVNEIINFVVSVFVLVLPMGLVFISYVLIISTILKIASAEGQKKAFDTCASHLTVVIIHYGCASVIYLKPKSQSFLGQDRLISMTYTVITPLLNPIVYSLRNKEVKDALCRVRGKSPSPLSEEVVEGLFFHFVNMY; encoded by the exons ATGCTTTCTAGCCTCCTGAGTCCTCATCATCCCATTTCTATCCAAGGCTGTGCCACTCAGCTCTTCTTCTGTCTCACCTTTAGTATCAATAACTGCTTCCTGCTCACAGCCAGGGGGTATGATTGCTATGTGGCCATCTGCAACCCACTACAGTATTCAGTCATCATGGGTAAAGAGGTCTGTATCC TGGCATCTGGGTCCCTGGGAATTGGCCTGGGTATGGCCATTGTACGGGTAACATCTGTTTTTGGCCTGCCCTTCTGTGATGCCTTTGTCATCTCTCACTTCTTCTGTGACATGAGACCCCTGCTGAAGCTGGCCTGCACATACACCACTGTCAACGAGATCATCAACTTTGTTGTCAGTGTTTTTGTCCTTGTTCTACCCATGGGCCTGGTCTTCATCTCCTATGTCCTCATCATCTCCACCATCCTCAAGATTGCTTCAGCTGAGGGTCAGAAGAAGGCCTTTGACACCTGTGCCTCCCACCTCACAGTGGTCATCATCCACTATGGCTGTGCCTCCGTCATTTACCTGAAGCCTAAGTCCCAGAGTTTCCTGGGTCAGGACAGACTCATCTCAATGACCTACACTGTCATCACTCCTCTGCTGAACCCCATCGTGTACAGCCTGAGGAACAAGGAGGTCAAAGATGCTCTGTGCAGAGTCAGGGGCAAAAGCCCCTCTCCTCTTAGTGAGGAGGTCGTTGAaggccttttctttcattttgtaaatatgtattaa